In Leptospira koniambonensis, the following proteins share a genomic window:
- a CDS encoding pseudouridine synthase: MKEKKSLSNSSTQEGLKTKIGKEEAGARLDVFLASRFTYQSRSNWRKILEEGKILVQGKVAKPSYSIKEGDEILYLPGESFEPPVLTDFKILYEDSRYIAVEKSGDIPIHSAGRYRKNNLTDLIQEDPRFEKIYTIHRLDRETSGVVVFGKDSEAASKLADLFSKRKINKTYIAFVWGNFPTRFRAKGFLISDPSSLVRKKRKFVYESAFQKLETPEEDSETSETNFRKIGEGTFQGMVFSIVYCFPKTGRLHQIRATLYSLGFPLLGDKIYGKDEGAFLEFIEGKDPDLISKLGMNRQALHSSSLKFIHPFTGIKTKIRSNLPEDFPK; encoded by the coding sequence TTGAAGGAGAAGAAGAGTCTGTCTAATTCTTCTACACAGGAAGGTCTTAAAACAAAGATTGGAAAAGAAGAGGCAGGCGCCAGGCTTGATGTGTTTCTTGCTTCCAGATTTACTTACCAATCCAGATCCAATTGGAGAAAAATATTAGAAGAAGGTAAAATACTAGTACAAGGAAAAGTCGCAAAACCTTCTTACTCCATCAAAGAAGGGGATGAGATACTTTATCTTCCTGGAGAAAGTTTCGAACCTCCCGTCCTAACCGACTTTAAAATTTTATATGAAGATTCTCGTTATATCGCAGTAGAAAAATCGGGAGATATCCCAATTCATAGCGCTGGAAGATATAGAAAGAATAATCTCACGGATTTGATCCAAGAAGATCCCCGTTTCGAAAAAATTTACACCATTCATAGACTGGACAGAGAAACTTCTGGAGTAGTTGTTTTTGGAAAAGATTCAGAAGCAGCTTCTAAATTGGCAGATCTATTTTCCAAAAGGAAAATAAATAAAACCTATATTGCATTTGTTTGGGGAAATTTTCCGACCAGATTTAGAGCGAAAGGATTTCTGATATCGGATCCTTCTTCTTTGGTCCGTAAAAAAAGAAAATTCGTATATGAGAGTGCTTTTCAAAAATTAGAAACTCCGGAAGAAGATTCAGAAACCTCCGAAACCAATTTTAGAAAAATTGGAGAAGGTACGTTTCAGGGAATGGTCTTTTCTATAGTGTATTGTTTTCCAAAAACCGGGAGACTTCATCAAATCAGGGCCACTCTATATTCTTTAGGATTTCCACTACTTGGAGATAAAATTTATGGAAAGGATGAGGGTGCTTTTCTGGAATTTATAGAAGGAAAAGATCCTGATTTGATTTCTAAACTCGGAATGAATAGACAGGCCTTACATTCCAGTTCTTTAAAATTTATTCATCCTTTTACTGGGATCAAAACAAAGATCAGATCTAATTTACCAGAGGATTTTCCGAAATGA
- the nhaC gene encoding Na+/H+ antiporter NhaC, producing MNEKPGFWISLFPLGFLILSLSIAGYLFGGGIAEGPAQILLFSAGAISAGISRLRGISWEKIENTVLDSLRNVLQPILILLLIGALIGIWIRSGIVPALIVWGLELLKPEIFLPSALILSSVVSLATGSSWSTAGTIGVALIGVGAGLGKPLGMVAGAVVSGAYFGDKLSPFSETTNLASSITGVSLLSHIRNMARTTLPAFGICLLVFGFLGWGGSQGETETATGPVIAALKAEFHISWVLLFPPLLTFFLIYFRVSAIPSIFIGILSGGVCFLLTQTNIYANSLNFQDAASSAFKNLVSAASEGTKVKTGHMVVDGLLSRGGMSSMLPTVWLIISAMFYAGIMEGGGMTQVLADKVLNWAKARGSLFAATVFTCMGTNLFCADQYLAIVVPGKMFKEAYTRRGLDPRNLSRCLEDSGTMTSALVPWNSCGSFMATALGVPTLVYLPYAFLNLLSPLFSLVTGWTGWGLAGQDPGSKKEIS from the coding sequence ATGAATGAAAAACCAGGATTTTGGATTTCCTTATTTCCTCTTGGATTTTTGATCCTTTCTCTAAGTATCGCAGGATATTTATTCGGTGGTGGTATCGCAGAAGGACCTGCTCAAATTTTATTATTTAGTGCAGGCGCAATTTCTGCAGGAATTTCTAGACTCAGAGGAATTTCTTGGGAGAAGATAGAGAATACTGTTCTGGATTCTCTACGAAATGTTCTTCAACCAATACTCATTTTACTTTTAATCGGTGCGCTGATCGGGATTTGGATCCGTTCCGGGATTGTTCCTGCACTAATAGTTTGGGGATTGGAACTATTGAAGCCTGAGATATTTTTACCTTCTGCACTCATCTTATCTTCTGTTGTTTCTTTAGCCACAGGAAGTTCTTGGTCTACTGCAGGAACTATTGGTGTCGCATTGATCGGAGTCGGAGCAGGACTCGGAAAACCTTTGGGAATGGTGGCCGGAGCTGTAGTCTCAGGAGCCTACTTCGGAGACAAACTTTCTCCTTTTTCGGAAACTACAAATCTTGCATCTTCCATCACTGGGGTTTCACTTCTATCACATATACGTAATATGGCCAGGACCACATTACCTGCTTTCGGAATTTGTCTTTTGGTATTCGGGTTTTTGGGTTGGGGAGGAAGTCAGGGAGAAACAGAAACCGCAACTGGACCAGTGATCGCCGCACTAAAAGCGGAGTTTCATATTTCTTGGGTTTTACTTTTCCCGCCTTTACTTACATTTTTTCTCATCTATTTTAGAGTTTCTGCAATTCCTTCTATCTTCATTGGGATTTTGAGTGGAGGAGTTTGTTTTCTCCTGACCCAAACCAATATATATGCAAATTCTTTAAACTTTCAAGATGCTGCGTCTTCTGCTTTTAAAAATTTGGTCTCTGCCGCCTCGGAAGGTACAAAAGTAAAAACAGGACATATGGTCGTGGACGGATTATTATCCAGAGGCGGAATGTCTTCTATGCTTCCCACAGTATGGCTTATCATTTCTGCCATGTTTTATGCTGGGATCATGGAAGGTGGGGGAATGACCCAAGTTTTAGCAGACAAGGTTTTAAACTGGGCAAAGGCCAGAGGTTCTTTATTCGCAGCTACAGTCTTTACTTGTATGGGGACCAATTTATTCTGCGCGGACCAATATCTTGCGATTGTGGTCCCAGGTAAAATGTTCAAAGAAGCTTATACCAGAAGAGGACTGGATCCTAGAAATCTTTCTCGATGTTTAGAAGATTCCGGGACAATGACTTCTGCTTTAGTTCCTTGGAATTCCTGTGGTTCCTTTATGGCCACTGCATTAGGAGTTCCTACACTGGTGTATCTTCCTTACGCATTCTTAAATTTACTTTCTCCTTTGTTTTCTTTGGTTACTGGATGGACCGGTTGGGGCCTGGCGGGACAAGATCCTGGATCTAAAAAAGAGATTTCTTAA
- a CDS encoding right-handed parallel beta-helix repeat-containing protein, with amino-acid sequence MPKFHLKERYIPVIGLLVLGILMGAFASSCSSKEGEAVEGFAHVVMVDNAFSPPMQKIPIGGQIEFINSGANPHNAIAVDKSWSTEKSFGNIVMPRGAKIKISYPKEGVFPYYCSFHASPDGKSGMVADIVVGNAAYNPAARAGKDWKVAEKFSGTTRKVPQMYPTIQNAVDAASPGDLILISEGIYYEEVVVTTPSLTLRGTDRNKVILDGQFQRANGVIVVGANGVAVENMTARNATLNGFFWTGVKGYRGSYLTAYNNGDYGIYAFDSVNGVLEHSYASGSPDAGIYVGQCYPCKAILYNVISENSALGYSGTNAGGELYILSSIWRNNIVGLGPNSLDRELLPPERETYIIGNLIYDNNNLTAPIKPLEYPTYGTGILIAGGLHNVIKNNVVIGHDNHGIAIFPNLDENFWFSHRNIVEGNIVHSSGFGDLTLAGPISIGNCFSNNKFQTSVPPLLEKTNSCGSGIRFPMGGEIFTAYNALSLMVDATNGIYPSGDWKNQPIPAPQANIPGGVAAQVKPAIHPFEDFGLDLDKVKLPEEAAKILAERKPKFGDVLGGFSVPKPLDIQIVIFRWFGYLLPLLLYVCLVSLSVYDLVSKSEISPGKYVWLAFVSLVPYIGGGAYLLSGKSSYPKYLRFTLVFAGFGASLAFILYLGFTIVGNVGAG; translated from the coding sequence ATGCCTAAATTCCATTTAAAAGAAAGGTATATTCCCGTTATAGGCCTATTGGTCCTGGGAATTTTGATGGGAGCCTTCGCTTCTTCTTGCAGTAGCAAAGAGGGAGAGGCGGTAGAAGGTTTTGCCCATGTGGTAATGGTGGATAATGCATTTTCTCCCCCTATGCAAAAGATCCCAATCGGCGGTCAGATCGAATTTATAAATTCAGGGGCTAACCCCCATAATGCGATCGCAGTGGATAAGTCCTGGTCTACCGAAAAAAGTTTCGGTAATATCGTGATGCCAAGGGGCGCCAAGATAAAGATCAGTTATCCTAAGGAAGGAGTTTTTCCTTATTATTGTAGCTTCCACGCTTCTCCTGATGGAAAAAGCGGAATGGTTGCTGACATCGTAGTAGGAAATGCCGCTTATAATCCGGCTGCAAGAGCAGGTAAAGATTGGAAGGTCGCTGAAAAATTTTCAGGAACCACTCGTAAGGTTCCACAAATGTATCCTACTATCCAAAACGCAGTCGATGCTGCTTCTCCTGGAGATCTTATCCTGATCAGCGAAGGTATATATTACGAAGAAGTGGTGGTTACTACTCCTTCTCTTACCTTAAGAGGAACAGATAGGAACAAAGTAATCTTAGATGGTCAGTTCCAAAGAGCGAATGGTGTCATCGTAGTTGGGGCAAACGGTGTTGCAGTAGAGAATATGACTGCAAGGAACGCAACCTTAAACGGATTCTTTTGGACTGGTGTAAAAGGATATAGAGGTTCTTATCTCACCGCTTATAATAACGGAGACTACGGGATCTATGCATTCGATTCTGTGAACGGAGTATTAGAACATTCTTATGCTTCCGGATCTCCTGATGCTGGGATTTACGTAGGCCAATGTTATCCTTGTAAGGCAATTCTTTATAATGTGATCTCCGAGAATAGTGCTCTTGGTTATTCTGGAACGAACGCAGGAGGAGAATTATACATCCTCAGTTCTATATGGAGAAATAATATCGTAGGTTTAGGACCAAATTCCTTGGATAGGGAACTTCTTCCTCCGGAAAGAGAAACCTATATTATTGGGAATTTGATCTACGATAATAATAACCTGACTGCTCCTATCAAACCTTTGGAATATCCTACTTACGGAACAGGGATCTTGATTGCAGGTGGATTACATAACGTGATCAAAAATAATGTTGTGATCGGACATGATAACCACGGGATTGCGATCTTTCCGAATCTTGATGAGAATTTCTGGTTCTCTCATAGAAATATTGTGGAAGGGAACATTGTTCATTCTTCTGGTTTTGGAGACTTGACTCTTGCAGGGCCGATCAGCATTGGAAATTGTTTCTCAAATAATAAATTCCAAACTTCTGTTCCTCCTTTATTAGAAAAAACGAATTCTTGCGGTTCAGGGATCAGATTTCCAATGGGCGGAGAAATTTTCACGGCATATAATGCGCTTTCTTTGATGGTGGATGCAACTAATGGAATTTATCCAAGCGGAGATTGGAAGAACCAACCGATTCCAGCTCCTCAAGCAAATATTCCTGGAGGAGTTGCGGCCCAGGTCAAACCTGCTATTCATCCTTTTGAAGATTTCGGTTTAGATTTGGATAAGGTAAAACTTCCGGAAGAAGCTGCTAAGATCTTAGCGGAAAGAAAACCTAAGTTCGGAGACGTTCTGGGTGGATTCTCTGTACCTAAACCTTTGGATATCCAAATAGTGATTTTCCGTTGGTTCGGATATTTGCTTCCACTTCTTCTTTACGTATGCTTGGTCAGCTTAAGTGTTTATGATCTGGTCTCTAAATCAGAAATTAGCCCAGGCAAATACGTATGGTTGGCGTTCGTTTCCTTAGTGCCTTATATCGGAGGAGGAGCTTATCTTCTTTCAGGCAAATCTTCTTATCCTAAATACTTGAGATTTACTCTTGTGTTTGCAGGATTCGGAGCTTCTCTTGCCTTCATTCTCTACCTTGGATTCACCATCGTGGGGAACGTCGGAGCAGGTTGA
- a CDS encoding PLDc N-terminal domain-containing protein: METTQFYDPGFFTLLFNFYGYYIFYILFALWAPLALIDLSKRDDVDPKKGSLWTAAIILVPLFGAGAYHIVGGSKIPSWAKNSLVYGGIGLLVLTLLISTIARF; this comes from the coding sequence ATGGAAACTACTCAATTTTACGATCCAGGATTTTTTACCTTACTTTTCAACTTTTACGGATACTATATTTTCTACATTTTATTCGCATTATGGGCACCGTTGGCCCTGATCGATTTGTCTAAAAGAGACGATGTGGATCCTAAAAAAGGAAGTTTATGGACTGCTGCTATTATTCTTGTCCCTCTATTTGGGGCAGGAGCATATCATATAGTTGGCGGTTCTAAAATCCCATCTTGGGCAAAGAACAGTCTTGTATATGGAGGGATCGGACTTTTGGTTTTAACACTTCTGATCTCCACAATCGCAAGATTCTAA
- a CDS encoding multicopper oxidase domain-containing protein, whose protein sequence is MNRKDFLRWLGIGGAGLAAGTGIAGITSGKKEDPLCRTGSSIPGQIPSIRLPGSIGGNSYGSMIHPPMFADAAFLSRMELHSTIPQAPSGSKFRSEVNIIEMPLTVAHNTVVDAWTFDGVVPGKVIRARLGQEMELTFRNHSNHPHSVHFHGTHDPQQDGWEPIAPGAERIYKITAGPIGFHPYHCHVPPLASHMSKGLYGGFIVDPPGGRPPALEFMLILAGWDLNETGRNDIYAWNGIAGYYDRFPIKVPVGKKVRLYIANMTEHDPVASFHLHSQTFDVYRTGTKLVPDEHTDVITLGQTERAIVEFTLTKRGRYMFHPHQTHMADRGAMGWIVAV, encoded by the coding sequence ATGAATCGGAAGGATTTCCTTCGTTGGTTAGGAATAGGCGGTGCCGGACTCGCAGCGGGTACTGGGATCGCCGGAATAACCTCAGGCAAAAAAGAAGATCCGCTTTGTAGGACAGGATCTTCTATTCCTGGGCAGATTCCTTCTATCCGACTACCAGGGTCCATAGGTGGGAATTCCTATGGAAGTATGATCCATCCTCCGATGTTCGCGGATGCCGCGTTCTTGTCTAGGATGGAATTACATAGTACGATTCCCCAGGCTCCTTCTGGTTCTAAATTTCGTTCCGAAGTCAATATTATAGAAATGCCATTGACTGTGGCCCATAATACAGTCGTGGATGCTTGGACCTTTGATGGTGTTGTTCCTGGAAAAGTAATACGCGCAAGACTCGGTCAGGAAATGGAACTCACTTTTAGGAACCATTCCAATCATCCCCACTCAGTCCATTTTCATGGTACTCATGATCCTCAGCAAGACGGCTGGGAGCCGATCGCTCCTGGGGCAGAGAGAATTTATAAAATTACTGCTGGTCCGATTGGTTTTCATCCTTACCATTGTCATGTTCCTCCTTTAGCGAGTCATATGTCCAAAGGTTTGTATGGCGGATTCATAGTTGATCCTCCAGGAGGAAGACCTCCTGCTTTGGAGTTCATGTTAATACTTGCTGGCTGGGATCTGAATGAAACAGGCCGAAATGATATCTATGCTTGGAATGGTATCGCAGGTTATTATGATCGTTTCCCGATCAAGGTTCCTGTTGGAAAAAAAGTAAGATTGTATATAGCAAATATGACTGAACATGATCCAGTTGCTTCTTTCCATCTTCATTCCCAAACATTCGATGTATATAGAACAGGGACCAAACTTGTACCTGATGAGCATACGGATGTGATCACTCTGGGACAAACGGAAAGAGCAATTGTAGAATTTACACTTACTAAAAGAGGAAGATATATGTTCCATCCTCACCAGACCCATATGGCGGATAGAGGAGCGATGGGCTGGATCGTAGCAGTATGA
- a CDS encoding SCO family protein: MNFLKSNYKNIIYSLLILGVGFGVGFYLKKKPISKFASEGPVAEWKTAILKDTEGKSVRPAELTGNLFVVYFGFSHCPDMCPMALNDIENAFKTLKEDSETVTPVFITIDPERDTPEVLRKYISHFPGKELVALTGGKDQIGELQKGFGVYSQKTQIPKGNGEYGMDHTLFIYLVDRTGNILRAYPTGIKGEELAKEIRELL, translated from the coding sequence ATGAATTTTTTAAAATCAAATTATAAAAATATAATCTATTCTCTATTAATTCTGGGGGTCGGCTTTGGTGTGGGTTTTTATCTAAAGAAGAAACCTATTTCTAAATTCGCATCTGAAGGTCCTGTGGCAGAATGGAAAACTGCTATCCTAAAGGATACAGAAGGTAAGTCTGTTCGTCCTGCAGAATTAACTGGGAATTTGTTTGTTGTTTATTTTGGATTTTCCCATTGTCCTGATATGTGCCCAATGGCTTTGAATGATATAGAGAACGCATTCAAAACCTTAAAGGAAGATTCTGAAACAGTTACTCCTGTGTTTATCACAATCGATCCGGAAAGAGACACTCCAGAAGTATTAAGAAAATATATTTCTCATTTTCCTGGAAAAGAACTCGTAGCTTTAACTGGTGGAAAGGATCAGATCGGAGAGTTACAGAAAGGATTTGGAGTATACTCGCAAAAGACCCAAATTCCTAAAGGAAATGGAGAATATGGAATGGATCATACTCTCTTTATATACCTGGTAGATAGAACTGGAAATATACTAAGAGCTTATCCTACAGGCATTAAGGGAGAAGAGCTCGCAAAAGAGATCCGGGAATTATTGTAA
- a CDS encoding DMT family protein, with translation MRTFVLLTLSNLFMTFAWYGHLKFFKDFPLWKTILISWGIAFLEYCLMVPANRIGYAEDGLSGFQLKILQEVITITIFVGFAILVLKEKMKWNHAVSFFLVILAVVFAFYDKE, from the coding sequence ATGAGGACTTTTGTATTACTCACTCTTTCCAATTTATTCATGACCTTTGCCTGGTATGGTCATTTAAAGTTCTTTAAGGACTTTCCACTTTGGAAAACGATCCTGATCTCTTGGGGGATTGCGTTTTTAGAATATTGTCTGATGGTTCCTGCAAATCGGATCGGATATGCAGAAGATGGATTAAGTGGTTTCCAACTCAAGATCTTACAAGAAGTGATCACGATCACTATTTTTGTTGGATTTGCAATTCTGGTATTAAAAGAAAAAATGAAATGGAATCACGCAGTTAGTTTTTTTCTGGTGATCCTTGCTGTTGTATTCGCTTTTTATGATAAAGAATGA
- a CDS encoding Hsp20/alpha crystallin family protein, with protein MSVSELLKSEENITTEQEKTQRPRAIYTPSTDLYSNEEEHLLVLDLPGVKESDLEISLEKDELRISAKTSVSEPKGNLRYSEYGTGDYKRTFLISEPVEEDKISAILKNGVLQLKLPRKKPLSKKIEVKTN; from the coding sequence ATGAGCGTATCAGAATTACTAAAATCAGAAGAAAATATCACAACAGAACAAGAGAAAACCCAAAGGCCGAGAGCGATCTACACTCCTTCTACAGATCTTTATTCAAATGAAGAAGAACATCTTCTTGTCCTGGATCTTCCAGGTGTAAAAGAATCCGATCTTGAAATTTCTTTGGAAAAGGACGAGCTTAGGATCTCCGCGAAGACCAGTGTTTCTGAACCGAAAGGAAACTTAAGATATTCGGAATACGGAACTGGAGATTATAAAAGGACCTTCCTCATATCTGAGCCGGTGGAAGAGGATAAAATTTCCGCTATTCTCAAAAATGGGGTTCTACAACTCAAACTTCCAAGGAAGAAACCTCTGAGTAAAAAGATAGAGGTAAAAACTAACTAA
- a CDS encoding Hsp20/alpha crystallin family protein — translation MRNPNFFSEVRRIQNRFHNLFDPVWEGGQVYPALNVYTDQDKITVTAEVPGLSPEDLDITVAHNLLTISGEWKEYTQDKPRRIERARGKFQRRLELPVAVDSEKVEASVKDGVLTLALPILESEKPRKIRIEAKA, via the coding sequence ATGAGAAACCCAAATTTTTTTAGCGAAGTAAGAAGAATTCAAAATAGATTCCATAATTTATTCGATCCAGTCTGGGAAGGCGGACAGGTATATCCTGCGCTAAATGTTTATACAGACCAAGACAAAATAACAGTGACTGCAGAGGTTCCTGGTCTTTCTCCAGAAGATCTGGATATCACAGTGGCTCATAACCTTCTCACCATCTCAGGTGAATGGAAGGAATACACACAAGATAAACCTCGTAGGATAGAAAGAGCCAGAGGAAAATTCCAGCGTAGACTAGAACTGCCAGTTGCGGTAGATTCAGAAAAAGTAGAAGCGTCCGTGAAAGACGGAGTTTTAACCTTAGCTCTTCCAATTCTGGAAAGCGAAAAACCAAGAAAGATCCGTATCGAAGCAAAGGCATAA
- the purU gene encoding formyltetrahydrofolate deformylase, whose amino-acid sequence MNSEPNLKKNRILLIRCKDEAGLIHRITGFLANIGANIVGNQEFVEPLEKVFFMRTEYSLENSSKEEGLISELAKILPKDAELTLSNPRLPKVVLLATKEPHCLGDILLRWRYGELPMELLGVVSNHEILEDLVRDFKLPFHCISSEGMSREEHENQLDSYLKELQPDWIVLAKYMRILTSDFVKKWEHRILNIHHSFLPAFVGAKPYEQAYKRGVKIIGGTAHIVTENLDEGPILVQDVCHVDHGYSPERLVLYGRDLEKVVLSKALRLLLEDRVMIFQNRTIIFE is encoded by the coding sequence TTGAATTCGGAACCCAATCTGAAAAAGAACAGAATACTTTTGATCCGCTGCAAAGATGAAGCGGGGCTGATCCATCGTATCACAGGATTTTTAGCAAATATCGGTGCCAATATTGTAGGGAACCAAGAGTTCGTAGAGCCCTTAGAAAAGGTATTCTTCATGAGAACCGAATACTCTTTAGAGAACAGCTCAAAAGAAGAAGGTCTCATCTCCGAACTTGCAAAAATCCTTCCTAAAGATGCTGAGCTTACTTTATCCAACCCAAGGCTTCCTAAGGTAGTTTTACTCGCTACTAAAGAGCCTCATTGTTTGGGAGATATTCTTCTTCGTTGGAGATACGGAGAATTGCCCATGGAACTTTTGGGAGTGGTTTCCAATCACGAAATTTTAGAGGATCTTGTCCGGGATTTTAAACTTCCTTTTCATTGTATTTCCAGCGAAGGGATGAGTAGAGAAGAACATGAAAACCAATTGGATTCATATCTGAAGGAGCTCCAACCAGATTGGATCGTTCTCGCAAAATACATGAGGATACTTACTTCTGATTTTGTAAAAAAATGGGAGCATCGTATATTAAATATCCATCATTCGTTTTTACCTGCGTTCGTAGGGGCAAAGCCGTACGAACAAGCATATAAACGTGGAGTTAAGATCATAGGTGGAACAGCTCATATAGTGACAGAAAATCTGGATGAGGGGCCAATCTTAGTCCAAGATGTTTGTCATGTGGATCATGGTTATTCCCCTGAACGTTTGGTTTTATACGGAAGGGATCTGGAGAAGGTAGTCTTGTCCAAGGCTCTTCGCCTGCTTTTGGAAGATAGAGTGATGATCTTTCAAAACAGAACTATTATTTTTGAATAG
- a CDS encoding SLC13 family permease has protein sequence MKLKYIGFIFSILLACVPPLFSFYGYVPPSVGGMFFIFLISAGLWIFEIIPGHATSILIIFSEIILFSNPGKWEFLKQYAGPGKATPPAVFLASLADSAVVLFLGSFALAKSCVKVGVDRWLANRVLPYFGTSPKYVLLGLMCITATISLWMSNTATASLMIALVFPLLMVLDKNEKFRKAVLIGIPFAANLGGIGTPIGSPPNVIAFANLKNQGYGDFISFGTWMLLAVPLLIILLFAAWFWLLRTFPASEGLTLSLRYETISEEGSEKKLRFVLFGFLATVLLWLTESFHGIPAGVVALFPLLLFTSFGILESNDLRSLEWDVLILVAGGIALGTGIEKSGAGIWFGELIGKQAGPGESLWVLGIFFSIGLFLSTFLSNTATANLLVPLALPVAALLLPGNESYAIQLVLGSALGASLAMSLPVSTPPNAVAYAVGGFEIKDMAKVGVRIGIFGLILVLLGFLIFK, from the coding sequence ATGAAATTAAAATACATCGGCTTTATTTTTTCGATACTACTTGCTTGTGTTCCTCCGTTATTTTCCTTTTACGGTTACGTTCCTCCTTCTGTGGGAGGGATGTTTTTTATTTTTCTGATCTCAGCAGGATTATGGATTTTTGAAATTATTCCAGGTCATGCCACTTCTATTTTGATCATATTTTCAGAGATCATCCTATTTTCTAATCCTGGTAAATGGGAATTTTTAAAACAGTATGCAGGGCCTGGAAAGGCGACTCCTCCTGCAGTATTTTTAGCATCACTTGCGGATTCAGCAGTTGTTTTATTTTTAGGAAGTTTTGCATTAGCCAAGTCCTGCGTAAAAGTAGGTGTGGATCGCTGGCTTGCGAATCGAGTTTTGCCTTATTTCGGAACTTCTCCCAAATATGTTCTGCTTGGGCTTATGTGTATCACTGCTACAATTTCTCTTTGGATGAGTAATACTGCTACGGCTTCTTTGATGATCGCATTGGTATTTCCATTACTCATGGTTTTGGATAAGAATGAAAAATTTAGAAAAGCAGTTTTGATCGGAATTCCATTTGCTGCAAATTTAGGAGGGATTGGAACTCCAATCGGTTCTCCTCCCAATGTGATCGCATTTGCAAATTTAAAAAACCAAGGGTATGGGGATTTTATTTCTTTCGGGACCTGGATGCTTCTTGCAGTTCCTCTTTTGATCATTTTACTTTTTGCGGCATGGTTTTGGCTTCTTCGTACATTTCCTGCGAGTGAAGGTTTAACTCTTTCTCTTCGTTATGAAACCATTTCCGAAGAGGGTTCCGAGAAAAAATTGAGATTTGTTTTGTTTGGTTTTTTGGCTACTGTACTTCTATGGTTGACTGAGTCATTTCATGGAATCCCTGCAGGAGTTGTGGCTTTATTTCCACTTCTTCTTTTTACTTCTTTTGGAATATTAGAATCTAATGATTTACGTTCTTTGGAATGGGATGTTTTGATCTTAGTTGCAGGAGGGATCGCTCTTGGAACAGGAATAGAAAAAAGTGGGGCAGGGATCTGGTTTGGTGAATTGATCGGTAAACAAGCGGGTCCAGGAGAAAGTCTTTGGGTGCTTGGGATCTTCTTCTCTATCGGACTTTTTCTTTCTACATTCTTATCTAATACTGCTACTGCAAATCTTCTGGTTCCTTTGGCTCTTCCTGTGGCTGCACTTTTGCTTCCTGGAAATGAATCTTACGCGATCCAATTAGTTTTAGGATCTGCGTTAGGTGCTTCTCTTGCGATGTCTTTACCTGTATCTACTCCTCCGAATGCAGTGGCTTATGCTGTAGGAGGTTTTGAGATCAAAGATATGGCTAAGGTCGGTGTGAGGATCGGGATCTTCGGTCTAATACTTGTTCTTTTGGGATTTTTGATCTTTAAATAA